GGCAACCAGCCGGCACCCCGAACACAGGGATTCGGTCACCTTAAGTAGTCAGAGTGGCGCTCGACGCGGATGGACCTCGCCGCCAGCCCGCCGCGTCCGCCGGCCCGTCCGCCGGCCCACCCTTCCGCCGGCCCGCCTACCGGTCAGCCGGTCGTCGTCGGGCCGGCGGTCGGCGACTCCTGCGGGCCGCCCCGGGTCGGGGTGGGGGTCACCGGCACCTGGGCGCCCTTGGCCGGGTCCCGGATCACGTGCCGCTCCAGGTTCACCTGCGCCTGCCCGGTGCCGCCGACGGTGATGTCGTCGTACGCCTGGAGCAGTTTCTGCTGGTCGAAGTAGAGCACCGTCATCGACAGCGGGGTGGGCTTCTCGCCCTCCAGCCCGCGCAGCCCGGCCCCACCGGTGGAGCCCTCCACCATCAGCTGGGTGGGCTGCTTGTCCGGCACCTGCGGCAGCTTCGACACCTGCCGGGCGTGGGTGTGCCCGGCGAGCACCAGCGGACAGGTCCCGGAGAGCGGCCCCGCCGAGGCCGGGTCGTGCACCAGGGCGATGTTCACCGGGGCCGGCGAGTTGCGGACCGTGGTGGCGAGCTGCTCACCCGCGCCGATCACCTGGTCGGCGACCACCTTGGTGAGCCCGCTGCCGGCCGGTGAGGTCTCCTTGTCCGGGGTGAACCGGGGGTCGGGGATCCCGGCGACGGTCAACCCGGCCACCGTGGTGGTCGTGTTGTTCAGCACGATCGCGTTGGGCTGCTGGGCCACCGCCGCCGCAGTCCGCGCCGAGTCGTGGTTGCCGCGGATGTAGACGTACGGCTTCTTGAGCAGGCCGATCGAGCCGACGAAGGACGCCTCCGGCTCGCTGCCCCAGTCGGTGATGTCGCCGGTGTCGATCACCACGTCGATGCCGAACTGCTCCACCACGGTCCGGATCAGCTGCCAGCCGGTCGGGTTGAGGTGCATGTCGGAGACGTGCAGCACTCGCGTGGTGCCGGGGGCCGGCTCGTAGACCGGCAGCGCGGAGACGGTGGTGTAGAGCTGGCTGACGTTGCCGACCAGCCGCTGGAGCTGCTCGGCGTACTTGGTGTAGTCGTTGGCGATCCGGCGGGCGTCGCCGACGATGGCCGGCGCGTTGACCAGCAGCCCCTCGTAGCGGGGTTCCTCGATGGCCTGCGGGCGGATGGTCGCCGCGGCCAGCCCGAGGCTGCCGGCGGTCACCGCCAGCGACAGACCGCCGGCCCAGGCCGTCCGCCGGACGTCCCGGAACACCAGCGCGGCCAGCAGCAGGGCGGCCAGCACCGCGCCGGCGAGGGTACGCAGCCCGAGGCGCAGCACGCCGGCCCGGACGTCCTGCACGGCGGACTGGCTGGCCCGGCTGATGCTCGCCGGGTCGTCGATCAGCGCCTCGGTACGCCCCTGATCCAGCGAACCGAGCTGCACGGTCAGCCGCGTCGGCCCGTCGTGGCTGTTCAGCAGCAGCGCGCCCAGCGGCGGGACGTTGACGGTGGTGCCACCCTCCAGGGCCGGGGTCAGGCTGAGCTGGGCCCGGAACGGTCCGATGTCGGTGCCGACGTGCCCCCCGGCGTACGTGCCGATGACCGCCCCGGTGAGGGCGACCGCCAGGACGGCCAGCGCCACGCCGAGCCGGCGCAGTCGGCCGCGGACCACCGGCCGCCCGCGCAGCGACCAGCGCCGGGTACGCCCGGTCGCCGGTGTGTCACCGGTGCGCGGCTGCTCGTTCTCCTGACCGTCCATGCTGAGATTCTGACCTGCCCGTAGAAGGATCTTGACAAACCTGCGGTAAGGCGACCCGATTCACCGGGTCTCGGCCCGAGGCGGCGGTTCCCCGGAGGCGCCGGTTCCGCCCGAGGCGGCCCTGCGTCTTCCGCCCGAGGCGGCCCTGCGTCCCGGTCAGCTGCGT
The Micromonospora sp. R77 DNA segment above includes these coding regions:
- a CDS encoding metallophosphoesterase: MDGQENEQPRTGDTPATGRTRRWSLRGRPVVRGRLRRLGVALAVLAVALTGAVIGTYAGGHVGTDIGPFRAQLSLTPALEGGTTVNVPPLGALLLNSHDGPTRLTVQLGSLDQGRTEALIDDPASISRASQSAVQDVRAGVLRLGLRTLAGAVLAALLLAALVFRDVRRTAWAGGLSLAVTAGSLGLAAATIRPQAIEEPRYEGLLVNAPAIVGDARRIANDYTKYAEQLQRLVGNVSQLYTTVSALPVYEPAPGTTRVLHVSDMHLNPTGWQLIRTVVEQFGIDVVIDTGDITDWGSEPEASFVGSIGLLKKPYVYIRGNHDSARTAAAVAQQPNAIVLNNTTTTVAGLTVAGIPDPRFTPDKETSPAGSGLTKVVADQVIGAGEQLATTVRNSPAPVNIALVHDPASAGPLSGTCPLVLAGHTHARQVSKLPQVPDKQPTQLMVEGSTGGAGLRGLEGEKPTPLSMTVLYFDQQKLLQAYDDITVGGTGQAQVNLERHVIRDPAKGAQVPVTPTPTRGGPQESPTAGPTTTG